The Pseudoalteromonas carrageenovora IAM 12662 DNA window CATCACCTGAAAAAATTTCCTAATCAGGTCGATTTTTCAGTACGTATGATGCAGTACTTTGATCATTACTTAAAAGGCAAACCAGCTGCAAAGTGGATGAAAGAAGGCGAACCATTCATTGAAGAGTAAATAATAGCAATCTGCAATAAGACTTAATCAATTTGAGAGATTAAATCTGTCGCTAACTACGTTAAAAATTTCTCATTGACGACTGCATGGATGCAGAAGGTAGAGCGATGCAGGAGTAATTGCCGAGAACAACTAAATAACGAAATTTTTGCCTTGTTACCGACACGATTTTCTTACCTAAAATAGATCACTTAATTAAGCTGACTGGTAAAAACCACACTAAAAAGCCGATATTGCATGAGCAATATCGGCTTTTAATATTTTGGCAATAAAAAACCGCGTACTAAACACGGCTTTTAAAAATAGTTTATTAAAGTCCTGCGCGGTCTTTAATTACAGCTATAAGGGGTGAACCAGCGTGATTGCCTTCAGCCCATGAGATGTCTGCACCATCAGAAAGCGAGCTCTTAGATAGGTTTTTAACTATATACTCACCAGTATCAACTGCGTTACTAGCAACAGCATGGCGAAGCAAGTTATTACCATTACACTGTACTGCATCATAAATGTTACGAATTTTTACGCGAGAGCTTTTAAGCTTACTACGTAATCGGTTTTTATCATCTGCAGCAATGTACTCACAAATAGATACCGCTAATTGATCTTCAGCGTTTACAGGTGCTGTATACGAAAACGAACTTACAGCTACAACAGCAGTAAGTACAGCTAGCTTTGGTAATTTAAACATGACAAACCCTTTATGGTACTTTTTTCTTATATCGACTGTTTAATATTGTACCAACTCACCAAAATTTACGCAATAATGTTAACGTTTTTTGTATAAAGTTACGAATTTATAACTAGATTTATTCTTCTCATCAGGAAGATTTTTCACTTCTTCTTCGATATGCCAATTAGCTCTTTTATTATAATCAGGAAACTGAGTATCC harbors:
- a CDS encoding DUF3718 domain-containing protein: MFKLPKLAVLTAVVAVSSFSYTAPVNAEDQLAVSICEYIAADDKNRLRSKLKSSRVKIRNIYDAVQCNGNNLLRHAVASNAVDTGEYIVKNLSKSSLSDGADISWAEGNHAGSPLIAVIKDRAGL